Part of the Streptomyces sp. NBC_01460 genome, CGAGCGCGTACCCGCGCTCCGCCGCCGCGGCGATCGCGGCCCGCAGGTCTGCCGCGGGTACCGGCAGCGGGTGGCCGGCCGCCTCGGCGGCGGCGACGGCCTCCTCGGTCTCGGCGGCCGGAAGGGCGGACAGCGTCGCGAGCCCCGGCGCGGAGAGGAGCAGCGGGGAACGGGTGCCGGGCCGCAACTCCAGTGCGTACTCCCGGGCCGGTTCCGACACCTCCAGGCAGACGGTGGAGTCCCCGTCGCGCACGGCGTAGTGCGCGAGGAGTCCGGTGCGGGTGCGGAGCTCGGCCAGTACGGGCCGGATCAGGCGCAGTCCCGGACCGCTGTCGAGGGCGGCGGCGGCCATGCCCAGCAGCCGGGGCCCCGCCCGGTAGCTCCCTCCTTCGGCGGGCTCGGCGAAGCCGGAGGCGGCGAGTCCGCGCAGCACGCGGTGCACGGTGGGTTTGGTGAGCCCCGTGCGGCGGGCCAGATCGGCCAGCCGGTGCGGCGCACCCGTCTCCACCAGCGCGGACAGGACCTCCATCGCCTTGTCCACCGGGCCCATGACGGAGTGTTCGACAGCCCGGCCCGCAGGCGGCTGCT contains:
- a CDS encoding IclR family transcriptional regulator, coding for MGKPVNSRPKEQPPAGRAVEHSVMGPVDKAMEVLSALVETGAPHRLADLARRTGLTKPTVHRVLRGLAASGFAEPAEGGSYRAGPRLLGMAAAALDSGPGLRLIRPVLAELRTRTGLLAHYAVRDGDSTVCLEVSEPAREYALELRPGTRSPLLLSAPGLATLSALPAAETEEAVAAAEAAGHPLPVPAADLRAAIAAAAERGYALDDQYEREDRRAVAAAVRDEEGRVVGALALTGLVFTLDRAAVELYGPMVRAAAGVVSTGPGSGGRARLTVARDGDTGTPGVGL